A region of the Streptococcus oralis Uo5 genome:
TTAGCTGAGCTGGTGAGAAGAGAATGCCTCCGCTCCGTTTTCCAACTACACCATTTTGGTGAACACCGACTAGTTTGCCTTCTGTATCAAAGATACCGCCACCACTAGCGCCCGGTTTTCCTCCTTGGTAACCAATCCCTTGGACACCTTCTCCGTATGGTTCCGCAAAATCAACTGTAGTATTGACAATCGGATTCAATTTCCCTTCTGGATAACCAAAGACATGGAGTTTATCTCCAATTTTCTTAACAACTGGCTTTTTAGTTACTTCAACAGGCGTATTTTCTAGAACTGTACGCAATCTCACAAGGGCCAAATCATTTTTGAAGCCCTTCAGGTAGCCTTCACGATCCCAATGAATGATATCTTTCTTACTAAACTTGACATCTGGCAATCCTGGATAAGAGATGCTATAGATATCTCCATCCCCTTGGTCATTATCCACAACCTTACGGATATTGCCGTCTTGGCTGTCCTTGATAAAGTTATGAGAAACCGTCAATACAAGGTCTTTAGCAACGACAATACCGCTACCTTCTCCTGATGGCGTCTTAATCTTAACAGTCGCGCCATAGTTTAATTCCCCATTGGTAGTCTTAGCCACATCTTCTGGGACGAGCTTCCCTGTATCTTGGGCCAATTGATCCTTGTCAACTTCGCGCCCATTGTCTTCGGCTTTCTCCAACTTATCTTCTAATTCTTTTGGCAGATTGCTTGGCTTTTCAGACTTTTCTTTTTCTTGAGCCAACAACTCTTCTTCTGTTTGTGGGCCTTCAGTAGTCTCAGCTGAACCAGGATTCTGAGCGGCAGCTTCCTTGTCAAAATCGTGCCCCTCATCACTAGCCTTCTTATCCAAATCAGCTAGTTCACTCGGCAAATTATCTGTTGAACCAACTCTTGCTTGATCAGCTAATACTGGGCTAGCTGCGAAGAAAGTCGCTCCAATCATCACCGAAGCTACTCCAAGCGTAAACTTACGAATACTGAACTTACAGCGTTTTTCAAAAAATCGTTTATCCATGAACTCCTAAATCCTTTCATTTTCCAGTAAGCGTTTACATTTCTTTTTTAAAAATACTCCTTTCTCTGAAAGTGCTCTGCTTAACTGTTATAAATTAAAAATAATTGTACTTTTAATATAACAAATAAAAAGGCAGAAAGCAATAGGAAATAGGTAAAATTCACTAAAATTTTCTCTTTTCTGGAAAGTACTAACTCTAAGAATTTAAATAATCGCTTTACAGTTATAAAAAAGTTCTATCTCAAAGAATCTAATAAACAGCTTCATTTCAAAAACAAATTATTATCAGATAGAAACCATCAAAACAAGGGCTGAAAATCGGATTTTTTATCATTTTTTGCTATGATTAGTTAGATAGAAGAAAAGTGAAGGAGAAGACAATGAAATTAATTACAGGTGCAAATGGTCAACTCGTACCGAACTACCTTATTTACTAGATGAACGAAATGTGGACTAGGTTGCAGTCGATGTGGCCGAAATGGATATCACGAATGCTGAAATGGTTGAGGAAGTCTTTGCCAAGGTTAATCCAACTCTGGTCTATCATTGTGCAGCCCACACTGCTGTTGATGTGGCAGAAGATGAGGGGAAAGAACTGGATTTTGCCATCAACATAACTGGAACTGAAAATGTAGCCAAGGCCTCTGAGAAATACGGAACTACTCTGGTCTATATCGCAACAGACTATGTCTTTGATGGAAAGAAACCTATCGGACAAGAGTGGGAAGTCGATGACCTACCTGATCCGCAAACAGAGTACGGACGTACTAAGCAAATGGGAGAAGAACTTGTTGAAAACCTTACGTCACAGCATTACATCATTCGTACTGCCTGGGTCTTTGGAAAGAACTTTGTTTTTACCATGCAAAGTCTATCCCAAACCCATAAAACGCTCACAGTGGTCAACGACCAACACGGCCGCCCAACCTGGACACGAACCTTGGTCGAATTCATGACCTACTTGACTGATAATCAAAAAGAGTATGGCTACTACCACTTATCAAATGACGCAGCTGAAGATACCACTTGCTGTGACTTGGCTGTCGAGATTCTTAAAGACAGTGATGTTGAAGTAATCCCTGTAAATCCCTGTAAATTCCAGCAAGTTTCCTGCCAAGGCTAAACGTCCCCTCAACTCAACCATGAGTTTGGCCAAAGCGAAGGTGCCCTTAAAGAGTTTTATAAACAAGAAATAAGAAAATAAAAGATTACGACATACATAAAAAAGCAAGAGACCTTGAGGCCTCTTGCTTTTTTATATCTGATTACTTAATCACTTGTTGTGTTTTAGCATAGTTAGCCTCTACCGCTTCTTTTTCAGATTTCCACCAGTCTTGGTTGTCCGTGTACCACTTGATGGTCTCTTTTAGACCCGCTTCAAAGTTGGTAAATTCTGGTTTCCACCCTAGTTCATCACGAAGTTTGCTGGCATCGATGGCATAGCGGAGGACGTGACCAGCTCGATCTGTCACGTGGTCATAAGCACCAGCTGTTTTGACGCTGCCCGAGTAAGTGGTACAGGCGCGTTCCCGAACCAGCTGCAAGAATAATACCTTTCATAATGACGTAACCTTTCTAACGAACTGATTAATGAGTAACTTCAAATTCTTACTTCAACTTAGAAATGGCCGATTTCAGATAATCACCATTTCGAAGCGCTACTCCTACTTGTCTGGCATTAGCCGACAGTTCCATGTAATCTTGATCTGTCAAATCGTCTAGTGTCTTTTGGAGGTCATGTAGAGAAACAACCGCTATACCACACTGCTTATCTAGCACAAAATGCGCAAGGGCAGACTCTTTCCAAACAACTAGAGGAAAACCCGAAGCTAAATAAAGAGAAGCCTTGTGGGAGTTGTTAATACGTAGGTAATTTCCGAAAGAACCCTGGCAAGTTTCTGAACTATCACCGTCCCACACCAAACCAAAACTACCTTGAAGAGCATTTGGGAGGTCATCTGGCATAAAGGAACCAAAGTAGGTGGTATTTTTCAATGCACGACTTTCATCGTACCCCATTCCATAGAGATTATAGGCTGGCTGTTCTGGCAAATTATAAAGATAGCCTGATTTTGTTGGAATTAGATTTCCGGCGATGATAATCGCTTCTTCTTTTTGGGGAACATTTTTTTCCTCAAAGTTCGGAATCAGATAGTCAAAAATCTCCAAGCTAACCATTTTATCTGATGGTATGCCTTGAATTGTCAAGGCATTTTTCATGATATCATTATGAACGATAATGCCATCCACTGATGTAAGAGCTGCCTTCTCTTGGAAGTAATTTCTCACTTTATGACGAAGTTTCACTGCTGAATTTCCTACATGACGCAAGGTTTCAATATCATGGATCACAAGATAGAATTTGACTCCTCTATTTTGCGCCTGCTTGATGAGTGGCGAAATGAAAAATGTATGGTGGATAATCGGGAACTGAATCAGCAATTCATCCCCAGATCCCAACTGATCAAAGACAGACTTGAGCGCACGATATTTGTGTTGCTGAGCTTTAAAGAAATTCATCTTATACCAATTCTCAACCTTGAGTTCCAACCCCTTATAACCCTCTGAGACTAGAATAGCTTCCACGTCATTTCGTGCCTTATTTCCTGCATTCTTTTCATATTCATTACTCAGAAATGAATCCTTCAGATAATATTTCACCTTTTCTCCCCTTTATCTGTGATGTTCTTAGATACTCCCTAGTTCTTCTGCTACCACATCCAATGCACGTTCAATCGTCACATGCATGTCATAGTATTTATAGTCAGCTAGGCGTCCACAAAAGATAACCTTGTCATTTTTGGCTGCTTCTTCTTGATACTTAGCAAACATGGCATTGTTTCTCTCATCATTGATTGGATAATATGGCTCATCTCCACGTTTCCAATCAGCTGGGTATTCACGAGTAATAACCGTCTTTGGTTGAGTACCATACTCGAAATGCTTGTGCTCGATGATACGAGTATAAGGAATTTCTCGTTCTGTATAGTTTACAACTGCGTTTCCTTGATAGTTTTCCTCATCTAAAACTTCATGTTCAAAACGAAGACTACGGTATTCTAACTCACCATGTTTATAATCAAAGTATTGGTCAATCATCCCTGTAAAGACAACCTTTTCAGCAGAAGCCTCTAATTCTTGACGATTGGCAAAAAAGTCAACGCCAAGCTCTACCTCTACATCGCCAAGCATGTTTTCAATGATGACGTTATAGCCACCGATTGGAATACCTTGGTAACGGTCATTAAAATAATTATTATCAAAGGTCAAACGCACTGGGAGGCGCTTGATAATAAATGGCGGAAGGTCTGTTGCAGAACGTCCCCATTGTTTTTCAGTATAGCCCTTGATCAACTTTTCATAGATATCTGGACCAATCAACTTGATAGCTTGTTCTTCTAAGTTCTTGGGCTCAACATCTTTCATATGAGCCGTTTGCTGGGCAATCTTGTTCTTGACTTCTTGTGGTGTCTTAGTTCCCCACATAGCGTAGAAGGTATTCATATTGAAAGGAAGATTGTAAAGACTCCCCTTGTAGTTAGCCACTGGTGAGTTGATATAGTTGTTAAACTCAGCGAATTGGTTAACATAGTCCCATACTTTTTTATTGGAAGTATGGAAAATGTGGGCACCATACTTGTGGACATTG
Encoded here:
- the glf gene encoding UDP-galactopyranose mutase, translating into MYDYLIVGAGLSGAIFAHEATKRGKKVKVIDKRDHIGGNIYCENVEGINVHKYGAHIFHTSNKKVWDYVNQFAEFNNYINSPVANYKGSLYNLPFNMNTFYAMWGTKTPQEVKNKIAQQTAHMKDVEPKNLEEQAIKLIGPDIYEKLIKGYTEKQWGRSATDLPPFIIKRLPVRLTFDNNYFNDRYQGIPIGGYNVIIENMLGDVEVELGVDFFANRQELEASAEKVVFTGMIDQYFDYKHGELEYRSLRFEHEVLDEENYQGNAVVNYTEREIPYTRIIEHKHFEYGTQPKTVITREYPADWKRGDEPYYPINDERNNAMFAKYQEEAAKNDKVIFCGRLADYKYYDMHVTIERALDVVAEELGSI